Within Kiritimatiellia bacterium, the genomic segment TGGAGGTCCTGTGCACGACGGACGATCCGGTCGACGACCTCGCCTTTCACAAGCGCGTGGCGGCGGAGGCGCCAGGCTTCCGAATGTTTCCGACCTTCCGTCCGGATGCGGCCTTCGGCATCGAGGACACCCCCGCGTGGAACGCATGGCTGGACAGACTGGGCAACGCGGCCGGTCTTCCCGTCAACGATTGGGGTTCTCTGCTGGGCGCCCTTCGCCGTCGGGCCGAATTTTTCCACGCGGCGGGTTGCCGCCTCTCCGACCATGGGCTCGAGCACATGTATGCCGACCCCTGCCCTCCGGAGCGCGCGGACCTGCTGTTCCGGCGGGCGCGCGCCGGCGAGCGGCTCGATCCGTCGGAAGTACTCGCCTTTCGCTCGGCGCTGCTGTATGAATTGGGCGCCATGTACGCCGAGCTGGGTTGGACGCAGCAGTTTCACCTGGGCGCGCTCAGAAACGTCAATTCCCGCTTGCTGCGTGAGATCGGCCGTGACGCGGGCTGCGATGTGATCGGGGATTTTGAACAGGCCCGCCCCCTCGCGCGCGCGCTGGACCGCTGGGCATCCGCCGGCAAACTGGCCCGCACGATCCTTTACAATCTAAATCCGCGCGACAACGAGGTGTTCGCCGCCATGTGCGGCGCATTTCAGGACGGCGAGACCGCAGGCAAAATCCAATACGGCGCAGCCTGGTGGTTTCTAGACCAGCTCGACGGAATGACGAAACAAATCGAGGCGCTCTCGAACCTCGGTCTGCTGAGCACCTTCGTCGGCATGCTGACCGATTCCCGATCCTTCCTCTCCTTCAGCCGACATGCCTATTTCCGGCGTCTGCTCTGCAACATTCTTGCCGAGGACGTCCGGCGGGGCCGCCTGCCGCGGGACCAAAGCCTGCTAGAACACCTTGTCCGATCGATTTGCTACGAAAACGCGATCCGCTTTTTCCGTTTCCCTGAAAAGCCCAAAAAGGAGGTCCCATGAACCAAGTATTGCAGATCCCGCCGTCCGGCGCTCTGGATTTCCTTGCGCTGGGGGCTCTTGTGCATCGGCTCGATCCCGGCATCGTTCCTTTCCGGAAAGCCACGCAGTGCGCGATTCACGTGAGCGGCGGCGAATACAACGTAGCTGCCAACCTCTCCGATTGCTTCCGGCTCAACACCGGGATCGTCACGGCGATGGTCGATTATCCCATCGGCGACCTGATCGCGGAGCGAGTTCGCGCGATGGGCGTCAAGCCGTTCTACAAACGCTTCAAGCACAACGGGGTCACCGGTCCCAACATGGCGACCGTCTACAGTGACCTGGGCCACGGCGTCCGGCCTCCTGTCGTGTTCTACAACCGCGCGAATGAGGCGGCCGCGATGCTGAAGCCGGGCGACTTCGATTGGCCCGCCATCTTCGGGACCGGCGTCCGTTGGTTCCACAGCGGCGGGATCTTTGCCTCGCTGTCCGAAACCACGGGCGAGCTCATCATCGAGGCTATGAAGGCCGCCAAAGCCGCCGGGGCGGTGACATCGTTCGACCTCAATTATCGCCAGAAGCTGTGGGACATTTGGGGCGGCCAGCAGAAGGCTGTCTCAGTTCTCGGGCGCATCGTCGAACATGTGGATGTCTTGGTCGGCAATGAAGAAGACCTCCAAAAAGGGCTCGGCATCGAAGGGCAGGACGTTGAAGTGAAGTCGAAGCTCGATCCCACCGCCTTCTTCGCGATCATCGAAAAGGCCGTCAAGCGGTTCCCCAACGTGAAGATCGTCGCCACGACCCTGCGCGAAGTCCATTCCACGAACCGCCACACGTGGAGCGCCGTTGCATGGATCGGCGGGAAAACCTACCAGGCGCCGACCTGTGAACTGGATGTCGTCGACCGCGTCGGCGGAGGCGACGGGTTCGCCGCGGGCTTTTTCTTCGGGTTGCTGACCGGTGCGGACCCTGCGGACGCCGTCAAACTGGGCTGGTCCCATGGCGCGTTGTTGACCACCTTCCCCGGCGACACCACGATGGCAACACTCGAGCAAGTTCGCGCGTTCGCAGCCGGCGGCTCCGCGCGCATCCAGCGATAACCCTCCAACGCGGAAAGGATCTCCCACCATGACTCAGCAGCTCGCAGATATCGGCGTCATTGGCCTCGCCGTCATGGGCGAAAACCTGATCCTCAACATGGCCAATCACGGCTTCACGGTCGCTGCGTACAACAGAACAACGTCTAAGGTGGACCAGTTCCTCGCCGGACGGGCACATGGCAAGCCGATCCTCGGCGCCCATTCCCTCGAGGAATTTGTCCGCCTGCTCAAGCGGCCGCGCCGGATTCTGATGATGGTTAAGGCCGGAAAGCCGGTGGACGAACTCATCCAGCAGCTCGTTCCTTTGCTGGAGCCCGGCGACATCCTAATCGACGGCGGCAATTCCCATTTTCCCGACACCGAGCGCCGCGTGAAGGAGGCGGAGGCCGCCGGCCTCCTCTATATCGGCACCGGAGTCAGCGGCGGTGAGGAGGGCGCGCTGCTCGGACCGAGCATCATGCCCGGCGGCTCGCGCGCGGCCTGGCCTCATGTGCAGCCAATTTTCCAGGCCATCGCGGCCAAAACGGACAAAGGCGAGCCGTGCTGCGACTGGGTCGGCGACGGAGGCGCGGGCCATTTCGTCAAGATGGTCCACAACGGCATCGAATACGGCGACATGCAGATGATCTGCGAGACCTACCACCTGATGAAGGTCGGCCTGGGCATGTCGAACCTCGAGATGCACGAAGTGTTTGCCGACTGGAACCGGGGCGAATTGAATTCTTATCTGATTGAAATCACGCGGGACATCCTCGCGCACCGGCAGGAAGATGGCACGTTCACAGTGGATCTCATTCTCGACGCCGCCGGTCAGAAGGGTACTGGAAAGTGGACCGTGGTGGCCGCGCTGGATGCTGGGCAGCCGTTGACCCTGATCGCCGAGGCGGTCTTCGCGCGTTGCCTCTCGGCGCTCAAGGAAGAGCGTACAGCCGCCGCGAACGTCCTGCCCGGCCCGGCGCCAGCGCGACTCCGGGGGCGACGTGAATCGTGGATCTCCGACCTCCGCAAGACACTCTATGCCGCGAAGATCGTTTCCTATGCGCAAGGGTTCCAGCTCATGCGAGCTGCATCCGCGGAATACGGCTGGAATTTGAATTATGGCGGCATCGCGCTGATGTGGCGCGGCGGCTGCATCATCCGCTCCGCCTTCCTCGGCGAGATCAAGAATGCCTTTGCGCGGAACCCCGATCTGGTGAATCTGCTGCTCGACCCGTTCTTCACTCGCGTCGTCAAGCGCGCGCAGAAGAGCTGGCGGAAAGTCATTGGCGCGGCCGCCAAACTCGGCGTGCCCATGCCCGCCATGTCGAGCGCACTGGCCTATTACGACGGCTATCGCAGCGCATGGTTGCCCGCCAACCTGCTGCAAGCGCAGCGCGACTACTTCGGCGCCCACACCTACGAACGGGTTGATAAGCCGCGGGGCGAATTCTTCCATACTAACTGGACGGGCCGCGGCGGCACCACGGCGTCCACGTCCTACACAGTCTGATCTGACCAGGCCGGCCGCGCCCGCTGTTGACGACCGCCCGCCGGACGTGGATCGAGGCGGGTTCGCGCAGCAGCGGCGCATACGCTCGCCTGCTTCTGCGAATTGGCCTCTGGCGCCCGGGCCTGCCCGCGCGTATTCTCGATGCGCGATGCTGCTGTCGTTGCGTGTCAGAAACCTCGCTCTCGTCGAAGAGGCCGCCGTGGAATGGGCGAGCGGCCTGAATGTGGTCACGGGCGAAACCGGGGCGGGCAAATCCATTCTGATCGGCGCTCTCCAATTGCTGCTTGGCGAACGCGCCGACAAAAAATGGATCCGCAGCGGATCCGACTATGCCCTCGCAGAGGCCGTATTCGACATTCGGCGCGCGCCCGAGGCCGCCGCCGTGCTCGAAGAACTCGGCCTACCCCCCGCGGATGACAGTCGGCTCGTCATCCGCCGCGTTGTGCGCGAAACGAGCGCGGGGCAGATTCTCATTAACGACTCGCCGGTTACCCTCCAGGCGCTACGGCGGTTGGGCGATCAATTGGTTGACATCCACGGGCCCTACGACCACCAGTCGCTGCTCGATCCGCGCTTTCAACTGGCTTTGCTGGATTCGTTCGGCGGCCTTCACGAGGCCCGCCGCGAATGTGCCGGAGCCTGGCAGCGCATTCTCGAGCTGGAAACCCAGCGGCGCGAGCTGGGGGGCAGCGACGAGGACGTGTCCGCGCGCATCGACCTGCTCCGGTTCCGCGTAAAGGAGCTGGAAGACGCCGCGCCCCAAGCCGGCGAAGACGAGGCCGTCGCCCGTGAACACGCCATCGCCAGCCAGGCGCAGCGGATCCTCGAACTTGGCCACGCGGCGCTGAACGCGTTGCAGGAGGGCGAGCAAAATGCCTTCGACGCGCTCGCGGCTGCTCAACGTGCGCTCGATGAGCTGTCCCGCCTAATGCCCGATGGCGCTGCGTGGCGCGAGGAGGCGCGCAACGCCGCGCGGCAGATTCAGGCCCTCGCTGAATCGATCCGCGCAAGCCTGGATCGCGTTGAAACGGACCCCGGCCGCCTCGCGTGGCTGGAACAGCGCCTCGCGACGTACCAGAAGCTCCGCAAAAAATACGGCGTCGATGCCGCGGGTCTTGTTCAAGTTCTGGAGGAGTCCCGTACCGCGTTGCGCGAGCTGCTGCGCCGCGATGAGCGCCTCGAGGAACTCGAGCAACGCATCCAGCAGGCGCGGGAAGCCCACCTTGCCGCCGCACTCGCCCTTCGCGCGCGCCGCAGGGACGCCGCGTCGGCCCTGGCTGCCGCCGTGACGCGACACCTTGGAGAGCTGGGCTTCGCTCGGGCCTCGTTCTCTGTGGAACTCGCCGACGCGCCGCCCGGGCCCACCGGCTGCGACGAAGTCTGTTTCGGCTTTGCCCCCAATCCGGGCGAGCCGAGAAAACCGCTCCGTGAGATCGCCTCCTCCGGCGAAATGGCCCGCGTAATGCTCGCCACGAAGGCCGCTCTCGCGCAGCACGATAAAATTCCCGTGCTGATTTTCGACGAGGTCGACGCAAATATCGGCGGCGAAATCGGGCTGGCGGTCGGTAAAAAACTCGCCGCGCTCGGGAAAAGCCATCAGGTCATCTGCATCACCCACCTTCCCCAAGTGGCGGCGCAGGGCAGCGCGCATTATGCCGTTTCCAAAACCATCCGCAACGGACGCACCGTTACCCGAGTCGAACGGCTCGACGAGGAGGGCCGGATTGCGGAATTGGCCCGTATGCTCGGCGGCCGGGATCACACCCGCGTCACGATCCAACACGCCCGGGAGATGTTGGCGGCCGCCCGCGGCGAAGGCCGACGGGCTTGATCCGGCGCGCCGCCTTGCGCCGGGCATTACGCGGTGGCGCGGACATTCCGCAGCCCGAAATTTCCATGGTCTGGAAATTCCATGGAATGGAAAACGCTCGCTGCCGTTTTTCCATACGATGGAAATGCGGATCCGTTGCTAAAGGTGGGTTGAATCCGGGCGCGGCCGAACCGACGGGTCAGGATTGCCACGCCGGCTTGCGAGGAATACACTGCCATCGTGGTTGAAATGCAGGCCATTGTACGAAACGCCGCCGGCATTCACTGCCGGCCGTCGGCGTGCATTGTGAAGGCCGTGATCGGGTATCCCGGTGAAATTCGCGTTTTGTCTCCGAACGGAGAATGCGACCCGAGGTCGATCATCGCGCTGATCAGCCTCGGGCTTGAGGAGGGGACGCCGGTGACGATCCGCGTCGAAGGGCCGGACGAGGAGGAGCAATGCCGGCGCCTCGTGGAATTGTTTGAGACGCATTTCGACTTTCCGGAGCGGAAACCGGGCGAAGATACGCAGGCGCTGCTGGGGGGCCTGCGCGCAGCCTCCGAGGGATAAGAGGTGCAGCCGCGCAAACGGAGCGCGGGCGCCGTTCTCTTCAGTTGTCTGCAGCGATTGTGAACGATAGATTTCTTAGGTTATGGCTCAACCGTTTATTAGCCTGACGCAGCAACAGCGGCTTCACATGACGCTGGCGCCCCAGTTGCGCCAGTCGTTGGAGCTTTTGCAGGCGCCGACGCTCGAACTCCGGGCGCTAGTCCGGCAGGAGGTTGAGCAGAATCCCACCCTGGAGGAACAGCCAATCGAGGATGCCGAGCCGCTGGAGGTCGAGCCGGCGGTGAACCAGCAAGTCGAAGCGGAGACCGGCATCGCGGATGAGTTTGAGAAATTGGCCCGACTGGACGAGGAGTGGCGCGACTACTTCCACCTCAACCAGTCGATGCCCCGCTATTCCTCGGAAGACGCCGAGCGCCGGCAGTTTTTTTTCGATTCGCTCTCGCAGCCGATCTCCCTGCAGCAGCATTTGATGAACCAGCTTGCGCTGACGGGCCTTTCCGAAGAGGAGCGACGGATTGGTGAGCTGCTGATCGGAAGCATCAATGACGACGGCTACCTCGCCGTGCCTCTCGACGAGCTCGCCCTGACGGCGGGGGCGTCGCCGGCCGAGCTCGAGCGGGTGCTGGGCATCATCCAGGAATTCGACCCCATCGGCGTGGGCGCGCGGGACCTAAAGGAGTGTCTGCTCATACAACTCCGGCGACTCGGCAAAGAGGATTCGCTCGCGTCTGAGCTCGTCCGCGGACACCTCGACAACCTTGGTGCGCGGCGCTATGCAGAGATCGCGCGGGCGCTTCAATGCTCGCCGGAGGAGGTGCAGAGCGCGGCCCGGCTCATCGCCACGCTGGAACCGAAACCGGGCCGCGCCTTCGCGCCTGAATCGCCGGCGTATGTCACCCCCGATGTGATCGTCGCCAAGGTTAACGGCGAATACATCGTGATCCTGAACAACGATCAGATCCCGCGCCTGCACATTAGCGAGCACTACCGGCAACTGATGAACGATGAGCAGACCCCGCCGGATGTGAAGTCCTACATCCGGGAAAAAATTCGGGCCGGCTTGTTTCTGATCAAGAGCATCAGCCAGCGCCAGCAGACGATTTACAACATCGCGAAAGAGATCGTCGCCGTGCAGCGCGACTTTTTTGAACACGGCGTGACGCATCTGCGGCCGCTGACCATGGCGCAAGTGGCGTCGGCTCTCGGGATCCATGAAACGACAGTCAGCCGCGCAATTTCCAACAAATACATGCAGACGCCGCGCGGCACGTTCGAAATGAAATATTTCTTCACGCCCGGTTACGTCACGGCGGACGGGCAGGCGGTTTCAAACAAAGCCATCAAAGACGCGATTGCCAAGATGATCGCCGAGGAGGATCCCGCCCACCCGCTTTCGGACCAGGACATTGCCAAACGGCTCGCCGAACAAGGGTTCAGCGTCGCGCGCCGGACCGTGGCGAAATACCGCGATGAGTTGAAAATTCTCCCGTCGCACCTGCGGAAAGGCGTTTCGCCATGACGGCGACGCAGGGCTCGCGCCGCCGGGTTTTGTCCTGACGGCCGCCGCTCATGAACCGGCTCATTCTGTTCGACATCGACGGGACCCTCCTGGATACGCGGGGCGCCGGCAAACGCGCCTTTGTGCGCGCGCTGCGCGAGGTGTTCTCGTTCAGGGAGGGACTCGATGAGATCCGATTTGCCGGCGCGACCGACCTCGACATTTTGGAAAAGATCGCGCGGCGCAACCATCACGCGCTGAGCCCGCGGGATCGGGAGACCTTTATGGCCGTGCTCCCCGATTTTCTTCGCGAAGAACTGAGCCGGGAACCCCCTCGTCTTTATCCCGGCGTTCGCGAGTTGCTCGAGGCTTTGGAAGCCCGTCCGCAAACCACCGTTGGTTTGGTGACAGGCAACATCGAGCCTTGCGCGTGGATCAAACTGGAGGCCTGTAGCATTCACGACCATTTCGAACTCGGCGCATTTGGCCACGAGCATGCCGATCGGCGGGACATTGCACGACTGGCCCTTGCCCGCGCCGTCGAGCACGCTGGGCCCTTTGAGGCTGTTTCGCTCATCGGTGACACGCCGTCTGACGTCGATGCGGCGCATCATATTGGCGCTCGCGCGATCGCGGTCGCTACCGGCGGCTATTCAATGGAGTCGCTTGTCGCGGCCGGCGCGGACGTGGTGTGGACGAACCTCTCGGAGATCGACCTGATTTTATCGAGCCTCTGGGGTACGGTCCGGGAGTCAGCGAACCCGCCGGGGTGATCTTCCGAGATTCGACGTATAGCGACCATCGGTAGGCAGGCCATCCATGGCGTGAATGCCAGAGCTATCCTCCGTGCTGGGATAGCGTTGAGGTTTGCAGTGGAGACGCGCGATGTCGCGCCGTTATGGTGGGCGATACTGGGCTCGAACCAGTGACCTCGTGCATGTGAGGCACGCGCTCTGACCAACTGAGCTAATCGCCCTATGGATTTCAATCTGCACATCGTCGAAGGAGTTTGTCAAGCGGTGCAACGCGCCGACTCGGACCGATCCAGGTGCGGTAGGTCCGGTCTCATTCGAAAACGGCGGCTTCAGTGGCTGGATGTTGCGGCGCCTTTAGCCGGTGTGGATTTCACTTCCGATTCCAAGCGGCGGATAAACTCTCGGATCTCCAGTGGCGCGGGCGCCTCTCCGAGCCGCTGGCAGAGATCGTGCTCGAGGTCCAATGTGGCGAATACAGATCGGCAGCGTTCGCACATAAGCGAGTTCTGCACCGGGAACGGTTCTCCCCGATCGAGCGCGGCCTGCTTGGCTTTGAGCAGATCCAGGCAAACCTGGCGGCTGTACAGCGGGGCCACTCCCGGCTTGGTGGGGAGTTTTTTGGCAAGCCGCGCGCGGAGCCGCATGCGCGCCCGGTGGAGGCGGGTCTTCACGGTTTGCGGTTTGATCCCGAGCACGCGCGCCGTTTCGTCGATCGACAAGCCAGCGATTTCCTTGAGGACCAGGACGAGACGAAACGGCTCCGGAAGTTTGAGGATCGATTCTTTGAGCTGCTCGAGGAGCTCCGGATCGGCATGTCCCTCGCTAGATCGGCGTGCCAGCTCATCGAGGTCAACGATCATCCGCTCGGCGAAAGCGGGATCCTCATCAATCGATTCGAAGCGTGCCGGTTGGCCGGCCCTGCGGCGACGCATCCGCATGCAGACGCGGGAGGCAATGCGGTATAGCCAGGTGTGGATGTCCGATCGGCCCTCGAACTGGGCGCGGTGGCGGTAGGCGCTGAGGATCGTCTCCTGGACCATATCCTGAGCGTCAGCATGACTCCCGCAAAATCCGAGGCCGATTCGGTACAGCCGCTCGGCGATCCGCTCCAAATTGTCTATGAAAGGGTCGCTGGATGAAGTCATGTCGGGGGATTACCGGGCGTCCAGTCGCAGGTCGTCCTCGTCAGGCGACGTGCACGGGGAACACTTTAGATCTATCTTGGATGTCTTCATGGAGATAATTGACTGCTTTTGGTCAGACCCAATCCTGTGACCCATCATCCGCAAATCCTCGCAGGAGTCGATACATTCAACACGGCCGGTTTGTCCTCCACATGGTTCCCAAAATTCATCATGCGAATAATACGGAGGCGTGCTCTCGGCGGGAAGATTATGAAGTAAAGTCTCAGGCAATTGGGCTGGGCGTTCGTCTTCCCAGTGAGAGGAAGCGGATCAATCCGATATGGTTTTCTCGGGTGGGGATTGTACTATCCATCAAATGATGTTTCAGGAGGGTGATACGATTGCGGCGATCGCCACTGCGCCGGGCGAGGGCGCGGTTTCGATCGTCCGGATCTCCGGGCCTCGGGCGCTCTTGATCGCGGATGAGGTATTCCGCTGCAAATCGCCAAGACCCTCCGAGCGGTCTGGCGGCACGTTCGTGTTTGGACGGGTGGTCGACGAAAGCGGCTCCATGTTGGACGAGGCCCTGCTTCTGATCATGAGGGCCCCTCACAGCTACACGCGGGAGGATACGGTCGAAATTCAGGGCCATGGCGGGACGGTGAACGCGCGTCGGATACTCGAGCGAGTGATTGACGCGGGAGCTCGCGTGGCTGGTCCCGGTGAATTCACTCGGCGAGCTTTTCTGAATGGGAGATTGGATCTCGTTCAGGCGGAGGCAGTTGCGGATATCATTCGCGCAAAAACCGAACGGGCGGCCCTAGCGGCAGTTCAGCAGCTCGAAGGGCGGCTTTCGATGACCCTTCATGAAGTGTATGAGCAGTTGTTATATTGTTCCGCTCAAGTTGAAGCCGCCCTCGATTTTGCGGATCAAGAACTCCCGAAAGATATATTGTATCCAATTCACAATCAACTATTTATATCAATTTCGAAGATGCGTTCGTTGTTGGAGACCTGGCGGGAGGGCCGGATTCTGCGGGATGGCGCGACGGTCGTAATAGCGGGCAAGCCTAATGTTGGAAAATCGACTTTGCTAAATGCATTGGTGGGAGCGGAACGGGCGATTGTCTCCCCTCACCCAGGCACAACCAGGGACACGATTCGGGAGACAGTGATATTAGAAGGATATCCGGTAACCTTTGTAGACACCGCAGGGATACGGCCCACATCGTGCGAAATTGAGCTGGAGGGAATCCGGCGGGCCGAAGATGAGCGGGCCGCTGCTGATCTTTGCTTGTATGTCATAGATGCCTCCCTCGGAATGGACGACGACGATCGGGCTGCGATCGAATCGATCCCGGAATCGAAGAGAATTGTGGTTTGGAACAAAATTGATCGGGTGCCGATTCCCCCGGTGGATCGTTATTCAGGTAGTTCAGTTCACGTATCGGCTCGGACAGGTGCCGGGCTGGATCGCCTGAAGACGGTACTGGTGGAGCGCTTAGTTGGAGGCATGGTCGAGCTGGCGCCACACTCAGTGATTTCCACCCGGCATCGTCAATTGCTGCAGGTTGCCGTCGAGCGATCAGAGACTGCCCTCCAAGAAATGAATCGCTCTGAACCGGCTCTTGACCTCGCGGCGACGAATTTGCGAGAGGCTACGGAATCGCTCGGGGCGATTACCGGGCGGGTTTATTACGACGACTTGCTGGATTCAATTTTTTCGAGGTTTTGCATTGGCAAGTGACATGGCAGAAGGGCGTAGCGAGTTTGATGTCGTCGTTATCGGCGGCGGACATGCGGGATATGAAGCCGCGCTTGCGTCGGCCCGGATGGGCTGCCGGACCGCGATGATTTGTTTGGATCGGCAGGCCATTGGGCGGATGTCTTGCAATCCTTCTGTCGGCGGAATCGGAAAATCCCATATCGTGGCGGAAGTGGACGCGCTGGGTGGCGAAATGGCGCGAAATGCGGATTACACAGGCATCCAGTTTCGCACGCTCAACAGCAAGAAAGGGCCGGCCGTCCAAGCGACGCGTCTTCAGTGCGACAAGGCGCATTTCCCGACGAGGATTCAACGTGTGATTGCCCAAACGCCGAACCTGTGGGTGATTGAATCCACGGTATCCTCCATTCGGGTGGCGAGCGGGCGCGTGACCGGAGTAGATCTGGAAGACGGAACGATAATCCATGCGAAGTCCGTGGTTTTGGCTACGGGGACATTTCTGTCAGGCAAGATTCACGTGGGTAAGACGAATTGGGCTGGCGGGAGAATTGGAGAAAAAGCGGCATATGACTTGAGTGCCTGTCTGAAGCGGCTCGGATTTCGTATGGGTCGCCTCAAGACGGGAACGCCACCCCGACTTCACAAGGATAGCCTGGATTACTCCAAAATGGAGGTTCAGCCCGGGGATGAACCTCCGCCGTTTTTGTCGTGGGATGCTCGCCGTGACTGGCAAATGTTCCACGTGGAACATTCCGATGCCGCCCCGATGTTCCACGTGGAACAATCCGGCGATCCCCTGCGACCTTGGCCTCCAGGCCGCTATCAGATGGTCTGCTGGCTGACGCGAACGAATGAACGAACGCATGATATCATCCGCCGTCATCTTCGAGACAGCGCCCTTTACGGCGGGATGATCGAGGGGACTGGTGTTCGTTATTGCCCATCGATTGAAGACAAAATCGTCAAATTTGCTCACCACGATTCACATCACATTTTTATTGAGCCGGAAGGCCGAACGTTGGTGGAAATTTATCCGAATGGAACATCCAACAGCCTCCCCGAAGACGTGCAAGTTGAGATGATTCGAAGCATCGAGGGGTTGGAGCGAGCGGTATTCCTTCGTCCGGGATATGCCATCGAATATGATTTTTCAGATCCCACGCAGCTCCACGCCTCGCTCGAAACCAAAGAAATCGAAGGCTTGTTTATGGCCGGCCAGATCAATGGCACCACGGGTTACGAAGAGGCTGCGGGTCAAGGATTCGTGGCCGGCGTCAATGCGGCTCGAAAGGCGCAGGGGCTTGCGCCTGTGATCTTCAATCGGCTGAATTCCTATCTCGGGGTCATGATTGACGACCTTGTCACGAAAGGGGTCGACGAGCCCTATCGAATGTTCACATCCCGAGCTGAGCACCGACTTTTGCTAAGACAGGACAACGCCTGGCTTCGCATGGAACAGCAGGCTCGCGAAATCGGGATCGTCTCTGAGCAGCGGCTCTCGGAATACCAGGCCCTCCGGCAAGAGATCGAACGCGAGAAGTCCAGATTGCAGGCGACGTTCGTATCGGGAGCGTCGTTGTGGCAGCTTCTCAAGCGACCGGATGTGACCTATGACAAGGTCGTGAATGGGTCCGCGCGCGTCAGCGCCGAGGCGGCCCAGCAACTGGAGATTGATGCGAAATACGAGGGTTATATCGTTCGGGAACTTGAAAGGATTCGCCAGCTCGAAAAGATGGAGACCACGCCCATCCCAAATCATATCGATTACCATTCCATCACCGCTCTCCGATTCGAGGCCCGAGAGAAACTAACCCGAGTGCGTCCCGAAACCCTCGGCCAAGCCTCGCGCGTTCCGGGTGTCAACCCCGCTGACGTGGCCATTCTGTCCGTATGGATCGAAAAGCTCCGGAAGCAGTTTTCGGTTGAATAGTTTTTTATATCATTTTGAATTATAATGATTTACGCAGATAATAACGCGACGGCCCCGTTGGATCCCGTTGCATGGCAGGCCATGCAACCTTTTTTTCTCGAGCACTTTATGAATCCGTCCTCGCCGTACACACCTGCCCGCCGGGCGGCTAAGGCGATTGAAGACGCGCGCTCAAAAGTTGCGGCACTGATGTATTGTGAACCGGAATGTGTCGCGTTTACGTCCGGCGGGACCGAGAGCAATTCCTGGGCGATTCACTTGGCTCGGCGGATGTTTCCTAAACGTCGGCGTTGGATCTGCTCCGCTGTCGAGCATGCGTCCGTTCTCACGGCCCTCGACGCCTTGCGGAAAGAGGGCGACGAAGTGCTGCAAATTTCGGTCGATCGAAATGGAGTATTGGACCTTGAAGAGTTCGAACGCTTGTTGACACCCGATACCGCCCTAGTCAGCGTGATGCTGGCCAACAACGAAACCGGAATTTTGCATCCCGTGCGGGAAATAGCGGAGATGGCGCGCAAACGGGGCGTGTTGGTCCACACCGATGCCTCGCAGGCGGTCGGACGGATTCCAGTGTCCTTTCGCGAGTTGGGGGTGGATCTGCTGACCAGTTGCGCGCACAAGATGCATGGGCCCAAAGGGATCGGTGCCCTGGTCATTCGCGAGGGGCTTTCCGTTGAACCCTTGATGCGCGGCGGCGACCAAGAGCGAGGACGGCGGGCTGGAACCGAGAATGTGCCGGCTATCGTCGGGTTTGGCGTGGCTGCGGAGCAGGCCATGGAGGCCGTAGCCCGTCCCTCGACGGACTTGCGGGATTTGGTTGAGGATACCCTCCGTAAGCATCTGCCGGATGCGATGATTGTCGGCGCCGCTTCTCCGAGATTGCCGAATACCACCCTCTGCCTGGTCCCAGGGATCAATACGGATGTGTTGATCGCCGCACTGGATCAGAAAGGAATCTGCGTGTCATCCGGCAGTGCATGCGCTTCAGGCT encodes:
- a CDS encoding sigma-70 family RNA polymerase sigma factor; this translates as MTSSSDPFIDNLERIAERLYRIGLGFCGSHADAQDMVQETILSAYRHRAQFEGRSDIHTWLYRIASRVCMRMRRRRAGQPARFESIDEDPAFAERMIVDLDELARRSSEGHADPELLEQLKESILKLPEPFRLVLVLKEIAGLSIDETARVLGIKPQTVKTRLHRARMRLRARLAKKLPTKPGVAPLYSRQVCLDLLKAKQAALDRGEPFPVQNSLMCERCRSVFATLDLEHDLCQRLGEAPAPLEIREFIRRLESEVKSTPAKGAATSSH
- the rpoN gene encoding RNA polymerase factor sigma-54 translates to MAQPFISLTQQQRLHMTLAPQLRQSLELLQAPTLELRALVRQEVEQNPTLEEQPIEDAEPLEVEPAVNQQVEAETGIADEFEKLARLDEEWRDYFHLNQSMPRYSSEDAERRQFFFDSLSQPISLQQHLMNQLALTGLSEEERRIGELLIGSINDDGYLAVPLDELALTAGASPAELERVLGIIQEFDPIGVGARDLKECLLIQLRRLGKEDSLASELVRGHLDNLGARRYAEIARALQCSPEEVQSAARLIATLEPKPGRAFAPESPAYVTPDVIVAKVNGEYIVILNNDQIPRLHISEHYRQLMNDEQTPPDVKSYIREKIRAGLFLIKSISQRQQTIYNIAKEIVAVQRDFFEHGVTHLRPLTMAQVASALGIHETTVSRAISNKYMQTPRGTFEMKYFFTPGYVTADGQAVSNKAIKDAIAKMIAEEDPAHPLSDQDIAKRLAEQGFSVARRTVAKYRDELKILPSHLRKGVSP
- a CDS encoding HAD hydrolase-like protein, which gives rise to MNRLILFDIDGTLLDTRGAGKRAFVRALREVFSFREGLDEIRFAGATDLDILEKIARRNHHALSPRDRETFMAVLPDFLREELSREPPRLYPGVRELLEALEARPQTTVGLVTGNIEPCAWIKLEACSIHDHFELGAFGHEHADRRDIARLALARAVEHAGPFEAVSLIGDTPSDVDAAHHIGARAIAVATGGYSMESLVAAGADVVWTNLSEIDLILSSLWGTVRESANPPG
- a CDS encoding HPr family phosphocarrier protein, with translation MQAIVRNAAGIHCRPSACIVKAVIGYPGEIRVLSPNGECDPRSIIALISLGLEEGTPVTIRVEGPDEEEQCRRLVELFETHFDFPERKPGEDTQALLGGLRAASEG
- the mnmE gene encoding tRNA uridine-5-carboxymethylaminomethyl(34) synthesis GTPase MnmE, with product MMFQEGDTIAAIATAPGEGAVSIVRISGPRALLIADEVFRCKSPRPSERSGGTFVFGRVVDESGSMLDEALLLIMRAPHSYTREDTVEIQGHGGTVNARRILERVIDAGARVAGPGEFTRRAFLNGRLDLVQAEAVADIIRAKTERAALAAVQQLEGRLSMTLHEVYEQLLYCSAQVEAALDFADQELPKDILYPIHNQLFISISKMRSLLETWREGRILRDGATVVIAGKPNVGKSTLLNALVGAERAIVSPHPGTTRDTIRETVILEGYPVTFVDTAGIRPTSCEIELEGIRRAEDERAAADLCLYVIDASLGMDDDDRAAIESIPESKRIVVWNKIDRVPIPPVDRYSGSSVHVSARTGAGLDRLKTVLVERLVGGMVELAPHSVISTRHRQLLQVAVERSETALQEMNRSEPALDLAATNLREATESLGAITGRVYYDDLLDSIFSRFCIGK